The genomic region GGAATTGGCTCCGACGTGGTGCGCGGGCTTTTTGTTACCGTCGGCCGAAATGTCCTTTTCGACAAGATCACTGCTGAGCACCAATGTCTACTTTCGACCCACCCGCCCGACCGACCGCCCCCTCCAGCGCGTTCTTGGAGCGCATGGATGAAGCCGTCCAGGACCGGCTCGCGGAGGCGGAGCCGGACTTTAACCTTGGGACCAGAAGCCCTGAGCACCTGCAGTCCTGGGAGGACGCGGAGGCGCGGGTGGAAAAGGTCCGCGCGGACCTCGACCACATCGTTCGCGACCTGCACGCCCACCCGGAAGAGGCGTTTGAAGAGCACCACGCGCAAGCGGTGATCGCCGGGGTTCTTGAACGCCACGGGTTCCAGGTGGAACGCGGTGCACATGGCGTATCGACGTCAGTGCGGGCCGAATGGTCCAGCGCCGATTACGACTCGACGGTGCATCCCACGGTCGCCGTGCTGGCCGAGTACGATGCGCTTCCCGGCATCGGCCACGCCTGCGGGCACAACGTCATTGCGGCCGCTGGGGTGGGGGCCTTCCTCGGTGCCGTGGGAAGCGGCAGCGGCCGGATCGTGTTCCTGGGCACCCCCGCGGAGGAGGGGCACACCGGCAAGGAGTACATGATCCGCGGCGGGATGCTGGACGGCGTCGATTGCGCGGTGATGGTCCACCCGTTTTCCTACGACCTTGTCTCCCACGTGTGGGTGGGGCGCCGCACCCTGACCGCGACGTTTACCGGCGTGCCCGCGCACGCCTCGATGCAGCCGTACATGGGGCGAAACGCCCTCGACGCGGCCACGCTCGCCTATCAAGCGTGCGGGTTGCTGCGCCAGCAGATGCCGCCTTCGGACAGGTTGCATGCAGTGCTTTCCGACGGCGGAGCCCGCGCCTCGATCATCCCCGAGACCGCCACCCTGCAGATGTACGTCCGCTCGCTCTACACCGAGACGCTGATGGACTTAAGCCAGCGCGTGGAGGACATCCTCAAAGGCGCGGCCCTGATGACGGGCACGACCGTAGATGCGCAGTGGGACGAACATCCGATGTCGCTGCCTGTCCGCAACAACGCGACGCTTGCTCGGCGGTGGGGTGCGACGCAAGCGTCACGCGGAAGAGACGTGCTTCCGGCGGGCACCCTGCCGGATTCGCAGGCCGCGTCGACCGATTTCGGCAACGTGTCCCATCTGGTTCCGGGCATCCATCCGCTGGTGAAGATCGCGCCGGAGGGCACCGCGCTGCACACCACTGATTTCGCCGCGGCGGCGATCTCGGACCAGGCGTTTGAGGGCGCGTTCGACGCCGCGGTCGGGCTGGCGCAAACCATCGCGGACATCCTCAACGACCCCCAGCTGCTCGCTGACGCGCAGGAGGAGTTCCGCCTCGCCGGCGGCGCGATCTCCGTCGAGAAGCTGCTCGCCGGCGCGGCCGAGCAGCCCTAGTAGTAGAAGGGGAATTCCTCCCAGTTCGGCGGGCGCTTCTCTAGGAAAGAGTCGCGGCCCTCGACGGCCTCGTCGGTCATGTACGCCAGGCGGGTGGCCTCGCCGGCGAAGACTTGCTGGCCCATCAGGCCGTCGTCGACCAAGTTGAACGCGAATTTCAGCATGCGCTGCGCGGTGGGGGACTTGCCGTTGATCTCGCGGGCGACCTGGATCGCCTCGTCCTCAAGCGAGGCATGCGGCGCGACGATGTTCACCGCGCCCATGCGCTGCATCTCCTCCGCAGAGTAGGTCCGGCCCAGGAAGAAGATCTCGCGGGCGAACTTCTGGCCCACCATCTTGGCCAGGTACGCCGAGCCGTAGCCGGCGTCGAAGGAGCCCACGTCCGCGTCGGTCTGCTTGAACCTGGCCTCCTCCTTCGAAGCGATGGTCATGTCGCACACCACGTGTAGCGAGTGCCCGCCGCCGGCCGCCCAGCCGTTGACCACGGCGATGACCACCTTCGGCATCGTGCGGATCAAACGCTGGACCTCCAGGATGTGCAGGCGCCCGCCCTCGGCCTTCACGCGCGCTTCATCGACGGTCTCCGCCGTCTCGCCGCCCGCGTACTGGTAGCCGGAGCGGCCGCGGATGCGCTGGTCGCCGCCGGAGCAAAACGCCCAGCCGCCGTCCTTCTCGCTCGGTCCGTTGCCGGTGAGCAACACCACGCCCACCGACGGGTCGCACCGGGCGTGGTCGAGCGCCTGGTACAGCTCGTCCACGGTGTGGGGGCGAAACGCGTTGCGCACCTCGGGGCGGTCGAACGCGATGCGCACGGTGCCGTCGGCACGCGTGTCGCCCACGTGGCGGTGGTAGGTGATGTCGGTGAAATCGAAGCCCTCGACCTCGCGCCACTGGCTGGGGTCGAAGGGCTGGGCGGTGGAGTAGCTCATGCGGCTCATCCTACGTGTCGCCAATTTCACAACAGAAGTGTGGAGAAATCCGAAGTTAGGTATTGCTTACCTCAGGCGGGGGGTAATCGTGAAAACCACGGCCTTTCCGACATCGCTCGCGTCGGTTTTTGCTTACGGCGTCACCACTGTCGTGTAAAGGGTGCGGACGATACCTTCCATCATTCTCACCCGTGCGCAAACTCACGCAATTCTTATCTACTTTAGTGCCGACTTTCAAAATCGGGTTGCGCCCGCGGGATGTGGGTTCTAGCCTCTTGGCTGGAGAACCTAAGTCGAGTGGCCGACTCTTCGGAGAGGGAGCTCGCAGTCCCTGGTTTTGGGGACAGCCCTAATTCAATGCGTGAGTATTGGATTCGCGTCGACACAAGGAGTAGTCCATGAAGAAATTGCTCGCAAGTCTCAGTGTTTCGGTGATCCTTTCCGGCGGATTTGTGACCGAAAGGCGAATGCTAAAGACGTCACCGACTCAGATCAGATTGTAACCGTGAACAACAACAGTGACGCTGCGCGTAGCGTCTCTCCATCCGCAAAGAGCATTACAATTCGGAATGCCTCGGGAGGTGGGATCGGGGAGAAGATCGATACTCCTTCGGGGGTGCAACTCGAGTGGAGTATTGAGTCGCCCGTAGAGGAACATCAAAAGTCGTTCAGGGTAGAGGCGGATGGTCAGGTTGACCTGCATGTCGATCGGAACAGTGGCGCTCTACTCGTCCGAGTTGACGGATCTGATGTGGCGCTCATTGACGCTCCGTGGGCGCGCGACGCTGCCGGAAAGGCGCTCCCCACCCACTACGAAGTCGCTGGCGATACGTTCACCCAAGTTGTCGAGGTGAATCAACCCGACGTGGCCTATCCCATTGAAGCCGATCCCCGCGTGAATTGGGGGATTGTCAGCGGTCATATTTACTTCAGCAAGGAAGAAACTCGGCGAATGGCTGCCTCATCGGCAGCGGGGGCAGCAATTTCACCTTTCTGGGTTCTGGTTCCGCCCCCGTTCGGCGAGGTATTAGGGGCGTGGTGGGCAGACAATAGTGTTAACGTGACCGTCTGGGCAACAGCGGCGGTGGCGCAGGACAAATGTCTCGCGCTCAAAGTTGGCGCTACGGGCAGCGTTTCTCCTCCATCGTTAGGAGTAACTCCGGAACACTACACGCAGGGATGTGCTTAGCTGATGCCGATCTCTGGAGCAAATCTTCACTCTGCCAGGCTCACTAGGCGGGAGAGGGGCCTCAATCTCTCGTGGCTGGTCGCGCTGACGGTGCCCGCGTTGGGCTTGGCTTATTCGTGCATTACCAATGCACAGTCTGCAGCTGAATATTGTTGGGGCATCTCCGCAGCCGTAATTGTGTTTGGAGCCCTCTTCTATTTGGTTCCCAGGTATTCCCGCACGAAGCCCAGGCGATTTCTGCCCAGTTCCTTTGCTCCATTGTTTGCGGCGTACATCCCCGGTGTCATCGGGTTTTGGCAGGGGGGACTTTCTGCGGCTTCCTTGCTCTATCCGATTCTTCTCTACGCATTCGTTGCAGGCAGCGGGCGTCTCTATAAATGGGCTGAGGATGCCGCGCCGTAATCAATTGTTATGGGGCGTGTACGCGAGGGCCTTCACGATGTCGCAGGTTATTCCAACTGTGCTGACCTCGACGGAATCACTGAAAGGACCCATAGTGTTATGTTGCCTGCCGTTGGTCCCTGCGCGAGATCGAAGGGCTGGGCGGTGGAGTACAGCATGGGGTAATCGTACTCACGGACATTTCTAGTCAGGCGGCTTTGCTTTGATGGGCAGTGTCCTGCGAACTGGCCGATGCGCCTGCTTTATAACTCTTTATAACTACCCCAACCTATAAAGAGGTATAAAGCACCCATGCTGCCTTCTGCCGACGAAATCCTCGAGCGCGCCCACGTCGTCGCCCTGCCCATGGCCGTGAAATTCCGCGGCGTGACCACCCGCGAGGCCCTGCTCATCGACGGCCCCGCCGGCTGGGGCGAATTTTCCCCGTTTACCGAATACGGGCCCGAAGAATCCGCCGCGTGGCTGCGCGCCGGGCTCGAAGCGGCGTTCACTGGGCTGCCCGAGGCTCACGGCGAAGTCGAGGTCAACGGCACTATCCCCGCCGTCGCGGACGTCCAGCCAGTGCTCGCGCGCTACCCCGGCGTTTCCACCTTCAAAATCAAGGTGGCGGAGAAGGGGCAGTCGCTTGACGACGACCTCCGGCGCGTCGCCGCCGTCCGCCAGCTGCGCCCCGACGCGAAGCTGCGCGTGGACGCCAACCGCGGCTGGAGCGTCGACCAGGCCATCGAGGCCGCCGAGAAGCTCGGGGAGCTGGAGTACATCGAGCAGCCCTGCGCCACCGTGGAGGAACTCGCGGAGGTCCGACGGCGCACCAGCACGGCGATCGCGGCGGACGAGTCCATCCGCCGCGCCGCCGACCCGTACCGTGTGGCCGAACTCGGGGCGGCTGATGTGGCGGTGTGCAAGGTGGCGCCGTTAGGTGGCGTCGATAAGCTTCTGCGTATTGCCCGCGACTTGGACCTCGATGTGACCGTGGCCAGCGCGTTGGATACCGCCGTCGGGATGGACGCGGGTCTGGTGGCGGCGAAGCTGACCGGCTCGCGCGCGGCGGGGCTGGCCACGCAGCGGCTGTTCGTAGAAGATGTCGCCGCGCCGCGCGAGCTCGCGAACGGCCGGCTGGAGATCACCCGCACCACCCCCGATCCGGACAGGCTTCACGGGCTGCGCGCGCCGGCGAAGCGCCGCGACTGGTGGTTCGACCGCGTCCGCGCCTGCGTAGAGGTGCTATCAGTAGATCCCCAATTCCGGGTGTAAAATCGGACAATCGTGTTGGAATCGGGGGCGCGCCCGCTAACCTTTGCGCCATGTCGACTCCCGTGATCCACGATTCCGCCGCACTTTCAGACGGCGACCTGGCCAAAGCGCCCGAACCCGGCGAGTGGCGCCGCCAGCTCATCGGCCTGATCACCGGTGTGGTGCTGGCCGTGCTCGTCTACATCTTCTTCCCCTCTGGCGCGGCGGAGACCGTCGCGCAGTCCTCCGGCGCGAAGGAGGGCGTGGAGTACTCCGCGGACACCATGCGCATCGTCGCCGCCACCACCGTGCTCATGGGCGCGTGGTGGATGACCGAGGCGATCCCGCTGGCTGCGACCGCTTTGATCCCGATCGCGGTGTTCCCGCTGGCAGGCGTGGCGCCGTTCAAGGACGTCTCCTCGCCGTACGCGTCCGCGACAATCTTCCTCTTCATGGGCGGCTTCCTCATGGCGCTGGGCCTGCAGCGCTGGAACCTACACCGCCGCCTGGCGCTGATGGTGGTCAAGGTGGTGGGCACCAGCCCGAAGCGCATCATCTTGGGCTTCATGCTTGCTACCGGCTTTATGTCCATGTGGGTGTCCAACACCGCAACCGCCGTGGTGATGCTGCCCATCGGCACCTCGGTGCTCATGCTCACCGCGGACACCGTCGGCGGGATGAAAAACCAGAAGCGCTTCGCCACCGCGCTGATGCTGGCGATCGCGTATTCGGCGTCCATCGGCTCGCTGGCAACGCTCATCGGCACCCCGCCGAACGCGCTGCTGAAGGGGTACATGGAGGAGGCTCACGGCATCGTCATCGGCTTCGGCGAGTGGATGCTGGTGGGCCTGCCGGTGGCCGTGGTGTTCACCTTCATCGCGTGGTGGGTGCTCATCACCGTGTTCAAGCCCGAAGTGGACACCATCCCGGGCGGGCGCGAGCTCATCGACGAGGAGCTGAAAAAGCTTGGCCCCTGGACCTTCCCGCAGGTCGCCGTCGGGCTGATCTTCCTGGTGGCGGCGCTGGCGTGGATCTTCATCCCGCTGGGCATCAACCAGTTCGGCTGGGACTTCCCGTACGACGACGCCATCGTGGGCATCATCGCCGGCCTGCTCATGTTCATCGTGCCCGGCACCTCCAACGGCAAGCGCCTGCTGGACTGGGAGACGGCCAACGAGATGCCGTGGGACGTGCTCCTGCTGTTCGGCGGCGGGCTTTCCCTGTCCGCCATGTTCACCGCCACCGGCCTGTCCCTGTGGATCGGCGAGAAGGCGAAGGGCCTGTCGTCGCTGCCGATGTCCCTGCTCATCCTCGCCGTCGCCGCACTCGTGCTGATTTTGACGGAGCTGACCTCCAACACCGCCACCGCCGCAACCTTCCTGCCGATCATGGGCGGCGTCGCAGTGGGCATCGGGCTTACCGACGCCACGGAGATGAACGTCATGCTGCTCGCTATCCCAGTGGCACTTTCCGCCACCTGTGCGTTCATGCTGCCGGTGGCCACCCCGCCGAACGCGATCGCGTACTCGTCGGGTTACGTCACCATGGGCGAGATGATCAAGGGCGGCGTCTGGCTCAACGTGATCGCCATGGTGCTGATCACCCTGGCCACCTACTTCATCGCGGTGCCGGTGTTCGGGCTCGTGCTGTAAGCCCCGAATCTGCTGCGACACTTCCGCGCCCCGTCAAGAGCTTTTGGCGGGGCGCGCTAGTGTATTTCGCATGGATAACGAGACGAGACAGTACGGCCCCCAGGGTGGCGAGCCGCGCCGCGAGCGACCCCGGCAGTACTTCCCGGACCAGTCCCAAAACCAGTACCAGCAACCACAACCGCAGCCGCGCTACGAGGAGCGCTACGCCCAGCCCGCCTACGAGCAGCAGCAATACCAGCAGCCCTACCAGGACCCGTACTACGACAACGGGTATGAGCCGGAGCCGGAGAAGGGCACGTCGGCAGGCGCGATTGCGCTCGGCGTGTTCGCGGCGCTGAGCTTCATCGCCGCGGTGGTGCTGGCCGTGCTGTGGCGCGGCGCGGCGGCGGAGGCGAACAAGCCGCCGGTGACGGAGACCAGCACCATCGTGCAAACCACCACCGAGCGCGAGACGAAGACGGAGACCACCACCAAGTTCCCGTCCATTTTCCGCGACCGGGACAACCCCACCGCCACGCTGGAGCCGACGGAACCGACGCCGGATCCGAACGAGATTGAGCGCGAGATCCGCGACGGCGCCCGCGACATTCTGGACCAGCTGCGCGGCGGCGCGGACGAGTACCTACAGGAGCAGTAGATGGCAGCTATGGAGATTGCGGCGGCGGTGGCGGAGCTCGTCGCCAAGCATTGCACCGATGTGGTCATGAGCCCGGGCTCGCGCAACTCGCCGCTGGCATACGCGCTGCTCGCGCGCCGCGACGTGCGGGTGCACATGCGTATCGACGAGCGCTCCGCCGCCTTCACCGCCCTCGGTTTGGCGCGCGTGCAGCGCCGCCACGTCGGCGTGGTGATGACCTCCGGCACCGCCGTGGCGAATGCGTACCCGGCGGTGATCGAGGCGCACATGTCCCACACCCCGCTCGCGGTGATCAGCGCGGACCGCCCGGAGCGCCTCGTCGGCACCGGGGCGAGCCAAACCATCTGGCAGCAGGGCATCTTCGGCCGCTACGCCGAAACGCAGCAGGTGCAATCGCTTGACGACGTCCACGCGGCCTCCTTTACCGCCACCCAGGTCCACATCAACGTGGCCCTGGACACCCCGCTCGTGCCGGAGCAGCTGCCGGAGCCGGTGGGGCAGCCGCGCCGGGTTGGGCCGGGAGCGCTCGAAGGGTCGCGCGACTGGGTCGACCACGGCGCCGTCGACGTGGACCTGACCCGAAACACCCTGGTCATCGCCGGCGACGAAGCCTGGGAGGTGCCGGGACTGGAGCACGTGCCCACCATCGCTGAGCCGACCGCGCCCACGCCGTTCCACCAGGTGCACCCGCTGGCCGCGCGCTTTTTCGCCCAGTCCGAGGTGGCCATCTCCCACGACGGGGGCGACTTCGCTGCCGACACCAAGCCGGAGCAGGTCATCGTGGTGGGCCACCCGACGCTGCACCGCGACGTGATGGCGTTGTTGGCGGACCCGGACATCGAGGTCGTCGGCATCTCGCGCACCGAGACGTTCACCGGGCAGCCGGATAAGCGCGGCTCGCGGGTCAACGCCACCGGCCAGCCCACGGACACGTGGCTGAAGATCTGCGAGGCCGCCGGCGATGTCGGCGCCGAAACCGTGCGCCAAGCGCTCACCGAAGACGAGTTCGGGTTCACCGGCCTGCACGTCGCCGCCGCGGTGTGCGACACCCTAGGCGTGGGCGACACGCTGGTGCTCGGCTCGTCCAACCCGGTGCGCGACGCGTCGTTCGTGGGCATGCCCTTCGACGGGGTGGACACCTATTCCGCCCGGGGTGCCGCGGGCATCGACGGCACCGTCTCCCAGGCCGTCGGCGTGGCCCTTGCCACCCAGGCGCTGCGCCCGGACGAGATCCGCGCCCCGCGCACCGTCGCGCTCATGGGGGATTTGACCTTCCTCCACGACGCCAACGGCCTGCTCATCGGGCCCGACGAGCCGCGCCCGGGCAACCTCACCATCGTGGTGGCCAACGACGACGGCGGAGGCATCTTCGAGGCCCTCGAACCGGGCGCGGACAATCTCCGCGGCGCGTTCGAGCGGGTCTTCGGCACGCCGCACGGCGTGGACGTCGAGAAGCTTGCGGAAGCGTACGGGGCCGACTACCGGCGCGCCGACACCCTCGCCGAGCTCAACGAGGTGCTGCTGGAGCTCGAAGCGCAGCCGAGCCCGATCACCGTCGTGGAGGCCGCCACCACACGCACCACCCGCCGAGCGTTGGCGGCGCGCCTGAACCGATGAGGTGGCGCCGCCGCGCGCACCAGGTGGTGCTCGCGCTCTACGCCTTTGCCACCCTCGGCAGCGTGGCCATGGTCGCAGGTCCCGCGCTCAACGACGCCCGCATCCAGGCCAACCCCGGCCGCGGCACCGCGATAGTCACCGAAGCCGGGCGCATGCGCACCTTTGTGGAGTACCAGACCGAAGACGGCCAGCTGGTCTCCCCGCCGCGCGGGCTGCTGTACCCGACCGGGCTAGGGGAGGGGCAGCAGGTGTGGGTGACCTACGACAAAACCGACCCTGACCTGGTCAAGGTGGAAGGCCGCGGCTGGGCGCTGGCGCTTCTG from Corynebacterium fournieri harbors:
- a CDS encoding M20 family metallopeptidase, coding for MSTFDPPARPTAPSSAFLERMDEAVQDRLAEAEPDFNLGTRSPEHLQSWEDAEARVEKVRADLDHIVRDLHAHPEEAFEEHHAQAVIAGVLERHGFQVERGAHGVSTSVRAEWSSADYDSTVHPTVAVLAEYDALPGIGHACGHNVIAAAGVGAFLGAVGSGSGRIVFLGTPAEEGHTGKEYMIRGGMLDGVDCAVMVHPFSYDLVSHVWVGRRTLTATFTGVPAHASMQPYMGRNALDAATLAYQACGLLRQQMPPSDRLHAVLSDGGARASIIPETATLQMYVRSLYTETLMDLSQRVEDILKGAALMTGTTVDAQWDEHPMSLPVRNNATLARRWGATQASRGRDVLPAGTLPDSQAASTDFGNVSHLVPGIHPLVKIAPEGTALHTTDFAAAAISDQAFEGAFDAAVGLAQTIADILNDPQLLADAQEEFRLAGGAISVEKLLAGAAEQP
- a CDS encoding 1,4-dihydroxy-2-naphthoyl-CoA synthase, which encodes MSYSTAQPFDPSQWREVEGFDFTDITYHRHVGDTRADGTVRIAFDRPEVRNAFRPHTVDELYQALDHARCDPSVGVVLLTGNGPSEKDGGWAFCSGGDQRIRGRSGYQYAGGETAETVDEARVKAEGGRLHILEVQRLIRTMPKVVIAVVNGWAAGGGHSLHVVCDMTIASKEEARFKQTDADVGSFDAGYGSAYLAKMVGQKFAREIFFLGRTYSAEEMQRMGAVNIVAPHASLEDEAIQVAREINGKSPTAQRMLKFAFNLVDDGLMGQQVFAGEATRLAYMTDEAVEGRDSFLEKRPPNWEEFPFYY
- a CDS encoding o-succinylbenzoate synthase; the encoded protein is MLPSADEILERAHVVALPMAVKFRGVTTREALLIDGPAGWGEFSPFTEYGPEESAAWLRAGLEAAFTGLPEAHGEVEVNGTIPAVADVQPVLARYPGVSTFKIKVAEKGQSLDDDLRRVAAVRQLRPDAKLRVDANRGWSVDQAIEAAEKLGELEYIEQPCATVEELAEVRRRTSTAIAADESIRRAADPYRVAELGAADVAVCKVAPLGGVDKLLRIARDLDLDVTVASALDTAVGMDAGLVAAKLTGSRAAGLATQRLFVEDVAAPRELANGRLEITRTTPDPDRLHGLRAPAKRRDWWFDRVRACVEVLSVDPQFRV
- a CDS encoding SLC13 family permease; amino-acid sequence: MSTPVIHDSAALSDGDLAKAPEPGEWRRQLIGLITGVVLAVLVYIFFPSGAAETVAQSSGAKEGVEYSADTMRIVAATTVLMGAWWMTEAIPLAATALIPIAVFPLAGVAPFKDVSSPYASATIFLFMGGFLMALGLQRWNLHRRLALMVVKVVGTSPKRIILGFMLATGFMSMWVSNTATAVVMLPIGTSVLMLTADTVGGMKNQKRFATALMLAIAYSASIGSLATLIGTPPNALLKGYMEEAHGIVIGFGEWMLVGLPVAVVFTFIAWWVLITVFKPEVDTIPGGRELIDEELKKLGPWTFPQVAVGLIFLVAALAWIFIPLGINQFGWDFPYDDAIVGIIAGLLMFIVPGTSNGKRLLDWETANEMPWDVLLLFGGGLSLSAMFTATGLSLWIGEKAKGLSSLPMSLLILAVAALVLILTELTSNTATAATFLPIMGGVAVGIGLTDATEMNVMLLAIPVALSATCAFMLPVATPPNAIAYSSGYVTMGEMIKGGVWLNVIAMVLITLATYFIAVPVFGLVL
- the menD gene encoding 2-succinyl-5-enolpyruvyl-6-hydroxy-3-cyclohexene-1-carboxylic-acid synthase, with protein sequence MAAMEIAAAVAELVAKHCTDVVMSPGSRNSPLAYALLARRDVRVHMRIDERSAAFTALGLARVQRRHVGVVMTSGTAVANAYPAVIEAHMSHTPLAVISADRPERLVGTGASQTIWQQGIFGRYAETQQVQSLDDVHAASFTATQVHINVALDTPLVPEQLPEPVGQPRRVGPGALEGSRDWVDHGAVDVDLTRNTLVIAGDEAWEVPGLEHVPTIAEPTAPTPFHQVHPLAARFFAQSEVAISHDGGDFAADTKPEQVIVVGHPTLHRDVMALLADPDIEVVGISRTETFTGQPDKRGSRVNATGQPTDTWLKICEAAGDVGAETVRQALTEDEFGFTGLHVAAAVCDTLGVGDTLVLGSSNPVRDASFVGMPFDGVDTYSARGAAGIDGTVSQAVGVALATQALRPDEIRAPRTVALMGDLTFLHDANGLLIGPDEPRPGNLTIVVANDDGGGIFEALEPGADNLRGAFERVFGTPHGVDVEKLAEAYGADYRRADTLAELNEVLLELEAQPSPITVVEAATTRTTRRALAARLNR
- a CDS encoding DUF3592 domain-containing protein, producing the protein MRWRRRAHQVVLALYAFATLGSVAMVAGPALNDARIQANPGRGTAIVTEAGRMRTFVEYQTEDGQLVSPPRGLLYPTGLGEGQQVWVTYDKTDPDLVKVEGRGWALALLPALSMWAVATLVAAAAWFAAGRWVPEG